The Solanum lycopersicum chromosome 8, SLM_r2.1 DNA segment ATACATGGTTCAAGTTATATTTAAAGTgtatatagtagatgttgaactCACTTTGCTGTTAAGTTTCTTGCTTTTTGTAAGAACAATCTTGTTAAATGTTGCAATTTAGAGATTTGATGTGAAGAGGTAAAATGTAATTGGAATCAGAAGTGATTGAGATAAGTTGTATTTGTGTCTGCGTAAAACAGAATGTGCAGTGGCATATGTTATCTAAATTTGGATTGGAATCTTGGAAAAACTATTTGCATATGCATTTTAATGtgaattaaattttgttatgCATGAGAAATGCTTGACAAATATAGAATGGCAAATGGTAGACTCACTAGCTAAGCTTATTTCGGGGCCAGATAGTTGCAATCTCTTTCAAAATGAAGGCAGTGCCATGTTAGTATTGGTTGTAGGTGTTGTGATGAATATAAGCAGGCTCCCGTCAATTGAGCTAGCAGCACATGTTGCCTTTCTTGCTTCTTTTCTCCATGTTTCCATAATTGATACGTTGAATTCCATAATTGATTAACTTTGTTCCTCTTTACATCTTCTTTTTATGTACTAAGCCTATTGAGATTCAAAGCCACTGTGATTCCCACAGGTTTAGAGTTTAGGAAgcacattttcttttgttactgGTTATCTGCTCTATTTTACTTGTCACATATGTTGAAtgagtttaatgaattaaaGAGTTCAACGTCCACTTCTGTTTGGTTGTATAAGCTCACTGTCCTCTCTATATGTTATGACGTCTCAATTCTTTGTTGGTTTGTCTGTGGCTCTGACAATAGATGTTGCTAATTCTTCATATACTATGCAGGGCCACCGACAATGGATTGCAGAAGTTCAATTCCTCGGTGTGTTGGAGCACCCTAATCTTGTTAAACTTCTGGGATATTGCGCTACAGATGGCGAAAGAGGGATTCAGCGCCTGTTGGTTTACGAATACATGCAAAATAGGAGCTTAGAGGATCATCTGTTCAACAAAGCCGTACCTGTAGTTCCTTGGAGAACAAGATTAAAAATTATCCTTGGTGCCGCACAAGGGATGGCTTATCTGCACGAGGGACTAGAAGTCCAGGTATGCTTAACTACTCAGATAAAATGATTGGCACTTCAAATTCTGCTAATCAGGTTACAATTGATTTTGTGCTTATGACATAGAAAACACATATCGTCTGACTTTGTTAACAGAGTCACATCCTTAATTTCAAATGCCAAAAGAAATCCAGCTGACAATTAGATATATAATAGACTTGTTTATCAAGCTTTCTAGTTAcgttttttttccatttaatcAAGTTGATGAATTTGTAGCAGTGTGTTGTCAGGGGTTAGTCGACATGCTTTGCcttctttaaattattaagaAATTTGGTATATACTCGTTCCATTTTCTGGCAAAATGTTACAAATAAACTTGGTTAATTCACATTTATCAGTATTTCCAACTAAGTTCTGAAGCCAAGAGAGATTAAACGAGTTGACGTGGTTGACAAGAGGTAGCATgtttaatcataattaacacCAATAAAGCTAAAAACATTTTGTGCTCGTAAAAACACCTTTCTTCTTTCTATCTCTATACAGAACTCTTgaactttttctttcatttcctttcTTAATGAATACTTTTTGGTTAAAACTGAAGGTGATATATCGAGATTTCAAGTCATCAAATGTGCTACTGGATGAGAATTTTTGTGCAAGGCTTTCAGATTTTGGGCTTGCAAGGGAAGGGCCAGCTGGTGACCGCTCTCATGTGTCTACAGCGGTAAGTGATGATAATGTTTGTTTTGCATGGATGCTGAATTTTTGTAGTGGACTTCCCTAGAAAAGAGGGTGTGGTAGGGGGTTTTTATGCCAAAGTCTGTACATTTGAGATATACCTGCCTTTTTGGCTAATACTTGAAGGGACTGCCTTTTTATGTCTTCTTCTCacctaagttgctcggactttTCACTTTCAGTGTCTCATCCGTGTCGACACGACGTAGGTGTGGGATCTGTACCTGATTTGGTCAATCTACTATGGGTACTTTTACTAAAATCAACAGAGAAATTTGTGGATAGATACAATGATTTCTGTAATCAAGACAAAACTAAGacgaaattgaagaaaatggagTACCTTGTATAGAGAAATTTCTATGTCAGTCCTTTTGCTTGTATCACCTTTGGGGATTCTAGtcttaatcaatattttttcttcggACACCTTGTAAGTTTTCCACACAATATCTCACAATTTAGACATATAACTCTAATTTTTAGCCTCATCCCCACCCCTGTATCTAAACTTGGATCCACACCCATAAATCTTAAGATTTATATCATGAAGGATCCGATTCCTGGATCCACACCCTTATCGAATCCACAAACGAGTCTGAACAAATTAGCTTCTCGCTTAGATGAGCCATCATATACCTCTTTCCAGTCTCAAGTTACCATGCTGTTTGTTTTCATTGTTCTCTAGCTATTTATGTTAACCACGTGCTTTATTACTTTACTAGCTAGTTTATCTTTACAGTCATTTTTAGGCCCTGAATTGCGCAGGTTAGGCATGCTTTAGACTTCAATTCTCATGGCCTGATTGTTAATACGTAACTCTTTGTTCTTAGCCGGTGGGGACTTTAGGATATGCTGCCCCTGAATATGTGGAAACTGGACATCTATCAGTTAAGAGTGATGTATGGAGCTTTGGAGTTGTCCTCTATGAGATCCTCTCAGGCAGGCGAACTTTGGAAAGGAGCCGTCCTGTGAACGAGCAGAAACTTCTTGATTGGGTAAAACAATTTCCTGCTGATAGTAGAAGATTTAGCATGATAATTGACTCGAGGCTTCGAAACGACTTCTCAATTATTGCTGCTAAGAGAATTGCTAAACTGGCTGATAGCTGCTTAAACAAGAACGCCAAAGAGCGACCAAAAATGAGCGAAGTGGTTGAGATACTGACACAGGCAGTACAAGAATCACAAGGAACAACTTCTACTGAAGCTACTGGTGCAGGTCCATCTAGGCCTACACAGCTTCCCTTACCTAACCAACTCAAAAAGAAGACCATCTCCGAAACTGCACGACCAATGATCCCCTTAGCTCAGGCAAGTCTACTCAAATATGGTCTATACAACTTACTCGAAATAAGCTAATATTGTCTAACTTCCTTTACTTGCTATTTCAGGCTTGAAGACTCCACATATCGCGGGATCAAACTTATTTCATCCTCAAAATTGAGACCCTTATGCACGAAACGAGTGTctatatacgtatatatatatatatattaagtaatattCTTTGGCAAAAGTGTGCTCTTTTTGATTAAGTATGTTTACACTAGGGAGAGTATGGCAAAAGGAGGGAagttttctttttgtattaCAAGTGATGCAAAAGTACTTGCAGTGTTTATGTAAATAAATCCATTTGTTTTCCAAGTTatcaaaaaacaaatttttgtgACTCCTTATTGAGCTCCTATCCTGTGTGGCACCTAAAAATCTTAACAACAACTCTACAtctgtttttcttttcactGTAAATTCTACTGTCCCTTCCAGCATCAGCAGAATACACAAGATCTATAATCATCATTGAGTCCAACTCCAGATCGTATTTGTCGTATCAAGGTCGATTACACCATTCTATTGCATAGAGTGTTGTCATTGCTTCTGCCTGATTGTTGCTTTTACATTGAGTTGGGACTGAGAAAGCCATAACGAGATGACCAGTGTCATTTCTGATAACCCCTCCAACGTATATGAGTTCTCAGACTAGGGTATTTCGACATGCAATTtcattttgtaatttgaaattagaGATGAAATTAATATTTGGACATACAATTTCATCTTTATCAAAATCCCAAATTCTCAAAAAAGGTTGATTTGagaatttcatatataaaaattgacaCACGAGTTTATAGTTGTAAAAAAACaactatatatctatatatgtatttttttcgaGAATACTACAGGAGTGATGAAATATTCATGGAATATAAACATGATGATATAATTACTAATGATTTGACTAACAAACGCCTCAACAAATATAGCAGACTACAACttatgtttgatttttattattgaactaAATTTGCTCGATAAAtgctatttttttaaagaataactTTGTGATGATGTATTGTACTtttgttatgaatttttttatggtatGGACTTTTGCTTTTTTGGCAAGATTGGATAAAGAATTGAGACAGATTTGATAGTTTTCATTTCACAACCTGTGATTCTTTTTACGTTTATgagcaaaaaatataattcaaaattccaaattgcatatttaaacaaaacttcaacttatattattttcatatcaCATGGCCAAACGGACCCTTAGTATTTTACAATGGAGGAAACTAAATATATACCACATAAATACACATTAATTACAAATACATACCCCTTACATTGATGCCCCAAGTGATAATTTCTTGAAACTGTATATACATATGCTGTATTGGTATCATTAAGGTTTCTTAGTTACACCCTACTCATTGGTAATGATATTGTAAAAGTATATATTACCAAATTATCAATCTTAATAATgatgaataaaatgataaacaatttgatttttcaaaaaatatttgtaatgtATAGTTaacttgaagaattttttttacattagtcctccctttattataattttgatatagaaattatatatttattttaaaagataaaacaaagtagcaaaaacaaaaatggaGGCACACTATCTTATGATTAACTTTCTTAAAATGTCTTTTTGTCTCAtacaaatgttgaaattaaattaatatttatacatttcaaGAAGATAAAATGTTTGACATTAATTAGTAAAAGATGAAATTCTCCTTCTCATTAAGTAGAATGCaattaagtaattcaaatttataaataaaaaacttattagAAGGAAATAACTAAGATTTAAAGTGCAAtgattgatatttaaattatgcaattatacaaataaaatatttatatttaattaaataaatcagattttaatttaatggagagtcaaaatgacaatattttagtattcttacaattaaaagtttgttaaaatatattttatattaatttgttaaaaaattaataggagAAATATTTGGTCAAAGGATAAAAGATCTTCTAACTTCTTAAGCATTTTGGTGTATCATTTTTTTGACTTTGGGATTTGGATCTCATGacatgataattttaatgaaaattatcgAAAAACTATAGATTTTATCCACAAGCACATGTAAGAATGattctttacaaatatttaaaatttaaaatgcataaatgtaattattaataatttg contains these protein-coding regions:
- the LOC101252910 gene encoding probable serine/threonine-protein kinase PBL19, with translation MLKCFYIFKDKSRSRRRGESAPELSNESRRNGNSEGNRVTRSTGSVSSPRSIPEMYREREQNLRVFTLSELKEATRNFNRLLKIGEGGFGSVYKGSIQPSNGKGDPVVVAVKKLNTLGLQGHRQWIAEVQFLGVLEHPNLVKLLGYCATDGERGIQRLLVYEYMQNRSLEDHLFNKAVPVVPWRTRLKIILGAAQGMAYLHEGLEVQVIYRDFKSSNVLLDENFCARLSDFGLAREGPAGDRSHVSTAPVGTLGYAAPEYVETGHLSVKSDVWSFGVVLYEILSGRRTLERSRPVNEQKLLDWVKQFPADSRRFSMIIDSRLRNDFSIIAAKRIAKLADSCLNKNAKERPKMSEVVEILTQAVQESQGTTSTEATGAGPSRPTQLPLPNQLKKKTISETARPMIPLAQA